A window from Salvia miltiorrhiza cultivar Shanhuang (shh) chromosome 2, IMPLAD_Smil_shh, whole genome shotgun sequence encodes these proteins:
- the LOC131009982 gene encoding malonyl-coenzyme:anthocyanin 5-O-glucoside-6'''-O-malonyltransferase-like produces the protein MTTTLLQTYRVSPPPAHGGELTLPLTFFDMWWVHFHPIRRVLFYDHPCSASDFHNAVVPNLKQSLSLTLRHFLPAAGNLLYPNDTHKNKPLIRYAAGDSVQLTIAESGLDFDELTASCARDSDQFYDFVPELPPVRDDGDYKLAPLMAVQATLFPGRGVALGIVNLHCLGDGSSVNASLIFGWASINKFGGDEEFLRERGESLPIFDRSVIKDVAGIDTIFWKEIRETPFTPPSFPLPTNRVRATFALTRSDIEKLKNRVSAKKPGLNRVSSFVATACYAWSCMAKSEPDGDDVLEFLVVPVDARGRRNALIEPPVPANYFGNCVAFAVATVRHGELAGEGGFEAVAEAVAEEIKSGVNDAAALLKGAENWISEMKRNQARKMRCLGVAGSPKFDLAIADFGWGKARKMENLTLDGEKYSMSLANAREGGGGLEFGLSLPKKRMEAFAAIFRDGLIK, from the exons ATGACAACGACCTTGCTCCAAACATATCGAGTTTCGCCGCCGCCGGCGCACGGCGGCGAGCTCACACTCCCGCTCACCTTCTTCGACATGTGGTGGGTCCATTTCCACCCAATCCGCCGCGTCCTCTTCTACGACCACCCTTGCTCCGCCTCCGATTTCCACAACGCCGTCGTTCCAAACCTCAAACAATCACTCTCCCTCACCCTCAGACACTTCCTCCCCGCCGCCGGCAACCTCCTCTACCCCAACGACACCCACAAAAACAAGCCCTTAATCCGCTACGCCGCCGGGGACTCCGTCCAGCTCACGATCGCCGAGTCCGGCCTCGACTTCGACGAGCTCACCGCGAGCTGCGCCCGGGACTCCGATCAGTTCTACGACTTTGTGCCGGAGCTCCCGCCGGTGAGAGACGACGGCGACTACAAATTAGCCCCTCTCATGGCCGTGCAG GCGACGCTCTTCCCCGGCCGCGGCGTCGCCCTCGGCATCGTGAATCTTCACTGCCTCGGCGACGGCAGCTCGGTTAACGCGAGCTTGATTTTCGGTTGGGCTTCGATCAACAAATTTGGCGGAGATGAAGAGTTTCTGAGAGAAAGAGGTGAATCTTTGCCGATTTTTGATCGATCTGTGATTAAAGATGTCGCCGGAATCGATACTATTTTTTGGAAGGAAATTAGGGAGACTCCGTTCACGCCGCCGTCTTTTCCATTACCGACGAACCGGGTCCGAGCGACATTCGCTCTAACCCGGTCCGACATCGAGAAGTTGAAGAACCGGGTTTCGGCGAAGAAACCCGGTCTGAACCGGGTCTCGTCGTTCGTGGCCACCGCGTGCTACGCTTGGAGCTGCATGGCGAAGTCCGAGCCCGACGGGGACGACGTGCTTGAGTTTCTCGTCGTCCCCGTCGATGCGAGGGGGCGACGGAACGCCCTCATCGAGCCGCCCGTGCCGGCGAACTACTTCGGGAACTGCGTAGCGTTCGCGGTGGCGACGGTGCGGCACGGGGAGCTGGCGGGGGAGGGAGGGTTCGAGGCGGTGGCGGAGGCCGTGGCGGAGGAGATCAAGAGCGGGGTCAACGATGCGGCGGCGCTGCTGAAAGGGGCGGAGAATTGGATATCGGAGATGAAGAGAAATCAGGCGCGGAAGATGAGGTGTTTAGGGGTGGCTGGATCGCCGAAATTTGATCTGGCGATAGCGGATTTTGGGTGGGGAAAGGCGAGGAAAATGGAAAACTTGACGCTTGATGGAGAGAAGTATTCGATGTCTTTGGCTAATGCCAGAGAAGGGGGAGGGGGTTTGGAATTTGGGCTTTCGCTGCCTAAGAAAAGAATGGAAGCTTTTGCTGCTATATTTAGGGATGGTCTcatcaaataa
- the LOC131009983 gene encoding malonyl-coenzyme:anthocyanin 5-O-glucoside-6'''-O-malonyltransferase-like — protein MATLLQTHRVSPPPPPPHGGELTLPLTFFDMFWVHFHPIRRVLFYDHPCSASDFLNAVVPNLKQSLSLTLKHFLPAAGNLLYPNDTDKNMPLLRYAAGDSVQLTIAESGLDFDELTASCARESDQFYDFVPELPPVKDDGDYKLAPLMAVQATLFPGRGIALGIVHLHCLGDGRSVNAGLIFGWASINKFGGDEEFLKERGESLPIFDRSLIKDVDGINTIFWNQLKHVPFKLRSFPLPTNRVRATFALTRSDIEMLKNRVRAKKSGLDRVSSFVVAAGYAWSCMAKSEAADGDDDAEAEELFVIPADVRGRRNALIEPPVPANYFGNCIGFAVARVRRGELAGEGGFEAAAEAVAEEIKNGVDDAAGLLKGAGDWISEVKKCKEMKMRCFGVAGSPKFDVAAADFGWGKARKLENLTLDAVEYTMWLGNAGAGGLEFGLPLPKKRMEAFAAVFADGLIE, from the exons ATGGCAACCTTGCTCCAAACACATCGAgtttcgccgccgccgccgccgccgcacgGCGGCGAGCTCACGCTCCCGCTCACCTTCTTCGACATGTTTTGGGTCCATTTCCACCCAATCCGCCGCGTCCTCTTCTACGACCACCCTTGCTCCGCCTCCGATTTCCTCAACGCCGTCGTTCCAAACCTCAAACAATCACTCTCCCTCACCCTCAAACACTTCCTCCCCGCCGCCGGCAACCTTCTCTACCCCAACGACACCGACAAAAACATGCCGTTGCTCCGCTACGCGGCCGGCGACTCCGTCCAGCTCACGATCGCTGAATCCGGCCTCGACTTCGACGAGCTCACCGCGAGCTGCGCCCGGGAATCCGATCAGTTCTACGACTTTGTGCCGGAGCTCCCGCCGGTGAAAGACGACGGCGACTACAAACTAGCCCCTCTCATGGCCGTGCAG GCGACGCTCTTCCCCGGCCGCGGCATCGCCCTCGGCATCGTCCATCTTCACTGCCTCGGCGACGGCAGATCGGTTAACGCGGGCTTGATTTTCGGCTGGGCTTCGATCAACAAATTCGGCGGAGACGAAGAGTTTCTCAAAGAAAGAGGTGAATCTTTGCCGATTTTCGATCGATCTTTGATTAAAGATGTAGACGGAATCAATACTATTTTTTGGAATCAATTGAAACACGTTCCGTTCAAGCTAAGATCTTTTCCATTGCCGACGAACCGGGTCCGAGCGACGTTCGCTCTGACCCGGTCCGACATCGAAATGCTCAAGAACCGGGTTCGAGCGAAGAAATCCGGTCTGGACCGGGTTTCCTCGTTCGTGGTCGCAGCCGGCTACGCCTGGAGCTGCATGGCGAAGTCCGAAGCCGCCGACGGGGACGACGACGCCGAGGCCGAGGAGCTGTTCGTCATCCCCGCCGACGTGAGGGGGCGACGGAACGCCCTCATCGAGCCGCCGGTGCCGGCGAACTACTTCGGGAACTGCATAGGGTTCGCGGTGGCGAGGGTGCGGCGCGGGGAGCTGGCGGGGGAGGGGGGTTtcgaggcggcggcggaggccgTGGCGGAGGAGATCAAGAACGGGGTCGACGACGCGGCGGGGCTGCTGAAGGGGGCGGGGGACTGGATATCGGAGGTGAAGAAGTGTAAGGAGATGAAGATGAGGTGTTTTGGGGTGGCGGGATCGCCGAAATTTGACGTGGCGGCAGCGGATTTCGGGTGGGGAAAGGCGAGGAAGCTGGAAAACTTGACGCTTGATGCGGTTGAGTATACGATGTGGTTGGGTAATGCCGGAGCTGGTGGTTTGGAGTTTGGGTTGCCGTTGCCTAAGAAAAGAATGGAAGCTTTTGCTGCTGTATTTGCAGATGGTCTCATTGAATAA
- the LOC131009984 gene encoding malonyl-coenzyme:anthocyanin 5-O-glucoside-6'''-O-malonyltransferase-like: MATLLQTHRVSPPPPHGGELTLPLTFFDMWWVHFHPIRRVLFYDHPCSTSDFLNAVVPNLKQSLSLTLKHFLPAAGNLLYPNDTHKNKPLLRYAAGDAVQLTIAESDRDFDELTSSRARDADQFYDFVPELPPVREGGGDYKLVPLMAVQATLFPGRGVALGIVNLHCLGDGSSVNASLIFGWASINKFGGDEEFLRERGESLPIFDRSVIKDAVGIDTIFWNEMRQTPLTPSPFPLPTNRVRATFALTRSDIEKLKNRVLANKPGLNRVSSFVATACYVWNCMAKSDADGDGDAYELLVVPVDVRGRRNALIEPPVPTNYFGNCIAFAVTTMRHGELAGEGGFEAAAEAVAEEIKSGVNDAAALLKGAEDWMAEMKKCQAREMRVFGVSGSPKFDLAVADFGWGKARKVEYVTLDGEKYSMSLANAREGGGGLEFGLSLPKKRMEAFAAIFWDGLIN, from the exons ATGGCAACCTTGCTCCAAACACATCGAgtttcgccgccgccgccgcacgGCGGCGAGCTCACACTCCCGCTCACCTTCTTCGACATGTGGTGGGTCCATTTCCACCCAATCCGCCGCGTCCTCTTCTACGACCACCCTTGCTCCACCTCCGATTTCCTCAACGCCGTCGTTCCAAACCTCAAACAATCACTCTCCCTCACCCTCAAACACTTCCTCCCCGCCGCCGGCAACCTCCTCTACCCCAACGACACCCACAAAAACAAGCCCTTGCTCCGCTACGCCGCCGGCGACGCCGTCCAGCTCACGATCGCCGAGTCCGACCGCGACTTCGACGAGCTCACCTCGAGCCGCGCCCGCGACGCCGACCAGTTCTACGACTTCGTGCCGGAGCTCCCGCCGGTGCGAGAAGGCGGCGGCGACTACAAACTAGTCCCTCTCATGGCCGTGCAG GCGACGCTCTTTCCCGGCCGCGGCGTCGCCCTCGGCATCGTGAATCTTCACTGCCTCGGCGACGGCAGCTCGGTTAACGCGAGCTTGATTTTCGGTTGGGCTTCGATCAACAAATTTGGCGGAGATGAAGAGTTTCTGAGAGAAAGAGGTGAATCTTTGCCGATTTTTGATCGATCTGTGATTAAAGATGCCGTCGGAATCGACACTATTTTTTGGAACGAAATGAGGCAGACTCCGCTCACGCCGTCGCCTTTTCCGCTGCCGACGAACCGGGTCCGAGCCACATTCGCTCTGACCCGGTCCGACATAGAGAAGCTCAAGAACCGGGTTCTGGCAAATAAACCCGGTCTGAACCGGGTTTCTTCGTTCGTGGCGACGGCATGCTACGTATGGAACTGCATGGCAAAATCCGATGCCGACGGGGACGGCGACGCTTACGAGCTCCTCGTCGTCCCCGTCGACGTGAGGGGGCGACGGAACGCTCTCATCGAGCCGCCCGTGCCGACGAACTACTTCGGGAACTGCATCGCGTTCGCGGTGACGACGATGCGGCACGGGGAGCTGGCGGGGGAGGGAGGGTtcgaggcggcggcggaggccgTGGCGGAGGAGATCAAGAGCGGGGTCAACGACGCGGCGGCGCTGCTGAAGGGCGCGGAGGATTGGATGGCGGAGATGAAGAAGTGTCAGGCGCGGGAGATGAGGGTTTTTGGGGTGTCTGGATCGCCGAAATTTGATCTGGCGGTAGCGGATTTTGGGTGGGGAAAGGCGAGGAAGGTGGAATACGTGACGCTTGATGGAGAGAAGTATTCGATGTCTTTGGCTAATGCCAGAGAAGGGGGAGGAGGTTTGGAGTTTGGGCTTTCGTTGCCTAAGAAAAGAATGGAAGCTTTTGCTGCTATATTTTGGGATGGTCTCATCAATTAA
- the LOC131009233 gene encoding malonyl-coenzyme:anthocyanin 5-O-glucoside-6'''-O-malonyltransferase-like: MPTIHTTIRVPPPPGAAAELKLPLTFFDIWWVHAQPTLRLVFYDHPCSTADFLDTVVPKLKQSLSLTLKHFLPAAGNLLYPSDTDRMPVFRYMAGDAVPLTITESGLDFGEVTGDHPRDADQFYDFVPPLPPPTDEAGFKIIPLLALQVTLFPGRGLCIGAANHHSLGDARSIVRFISAWAEINRSGGDNEFLKQAESRPIFDRSVIKDPARVDSVFWNAVKRIPINPSPTFPRPTNKVRSTFILRQSDLKRLKDIILAKKPSAAPASSFVAATAYAWSCLAKSADAIGEKVDDKETEAFILIADARGRLNAMIDPPVPANYFGNCLGGGMAGAEHGLLAAEEGFPAAAEAIGGEIKRRVHDKDEFLKGAEGWPGAMMKYMGMRSFLVSDSPKFDLYKADFGWGKGRKVEVVSIDAESYTMSLCNSRDSDGGLEIGMSLPLERMEAFAAIFAGGLKL, encoded by the exons ATGCCGACCATACACACAACCATCCGAGTTCCTCCTCCGCCCGGCGCGGCGGCGGAGCTGAAGCTGCCGCTGACCTTCTTCGACATCTGGTGGGTCCACGCCCAGCCCACGCTCCGCCTCGTCTTCTACGACCACCCTTGCTCCACCGCCGATTTCTTGGACACCGTCGTCCCGAAGCTCAAACAATcgctctctctcactctcaaaCACTTCCTCCCCGCCGCGGGCAATCTGCTCTACCCTTCGGACACCGACCGAATGCCCGTTTTCCGCTACATGGCCGGCGACGCCGTCCCGCTCACGATCACGGAATCCGGCCTCGATTTCGGCGAGGTCACCGGAGATCACCCTCGCGACGCCGATCAGTTCTACGACTTCGTTCCTCCGTTGCCGCCGCCGACGGACGAGGCCGGATTCAAAATAATCCCCCTTTTAGCCCTGCAG GTGACGCTCTTCCCCGGCCGCGGGTTATGCATCGGCGCGGCCAATCACCATAGCCTCGGCGATGCGAGATCAATCGTCAGATTCATATCGGCGTGGGCTGAGATCAATAGATCCGGCGGAGATAACGAGTTTCTCAAGCAAGCCGAATCCCGACCGATCTTCGACAGATCGGTCATCAAGGATCCCGCCAGAGTCGATTCCGTATTTTGGAACGCCGTGAAGCGGATCCCGATCAATCCGTCGCCAACATTTCCACGGCCAACAAACAAGGTCAGATCCACGTTCATCCTCCGCCAATCGGATTTAAAAAGGCTCAAAGATATAATTCTCGCGAAGAAACCGAGCGCAGCTCCGGCGTCGTCGTTCGTCGCCGCGACGGCGTACGCCTGGTCGTGTCTGGCGAAATCGGCGGACGCGATCGGAGAGAAAGTCGACGACAAGGAAACCGAAGCGTTCATCCTCATCGCCGACGCGAGAGGGAGGCTGAACGCGATGATAGATCCGCCGGTGCCGGCGAACTACTTCGGAAATTGCTTGGGCGGCGGGATGGCGGGCGCGGAGCACGGGTTGCTGGCGGCGGAGGAGGGGtttccggcggcggcggaggcaaTCGGCGGGGAAATCAAGCGCAGAGTTCATGACAAGGATGAGTTTCTGAAGGGGGCGGAGGGCTGGCCGGGGGCAATGATGAAATATATGGGGATGAGGAGTTTTTTGGTGAGTGATTCGCCCAAATTCGATCTGTATAAGGCGGATttcgggtgggggaaggggaggaAGGTGGAGGTGGTGTCGATTGACGCGGAGAGTTATACGATGTCGTTGTGCAATTCTAGGGATTCCGACGGCGGATTGGAGATCGGTATGTCGTTGCCATTGGAGAGAATGGAAGCTTTTGCCGCCATATTTGCAGGTGGTCTCAAGTTGTGA
- the LOC131009231 gene encoding malonyl-coenzyme:anthocyanin 5-O-glucoside-6'''-O-malonyltransferase-like, translating to MTTTVLETCGIPPPPGAAAELTVPLCFFDIIWLHFHPIRRLIFYDHPCSEAEFSNTVVPNLKHSLSLTLKHYLPVAANLLYPLDAEKSQPVIRYVSGDTVPLTVAVSGRDFDELVASHARESDQFYDFLPAMPPFTEEENYKIAPLIALQVTLFPGRGICIGLSNHHCLGDARSVVGFMWAWAEISRSGGDEEQFLVRNGASLPLIFDRSVYGDRSSANEKYWNVMRNIPFVPSTLPLPTNRVRAAFTLHQSDIKRLKNLVLSNNPDLGYISSFVVTAALTWSCVVKSAAAAGEEFDRDRTEIFFFPADGRGRPNAITDQPVPVNYFGNCLGGGMVKMEHSKVGFVAAAEAIVDQIKTQVNNKENFLKGSENWLSDMSNFGKMSTFGVSGSPKFDLLNADFGWGKGRRLEVLSMDKEKYSMSLCNSSESDGGLVVGVSLPAERMEAFAAIFAEGLKF from the exons ATGACGACCACCGTGCTTGAGACCTGCGGCATCCCTCCTCCGCCGGGCGCCGCCGCCGAGCTGACGGTTCCGCTCTGCTTCTTCGACATAATCTGGCTCCATTTCCACCCGATCCGCCGCCTCATCTTCTACGACCACCCATGCTCCGAGGCAGAGTTCTCCAACACCGTCGTTCCAAACCtcaaacactctctctctctaaccctCAAACACTATCTCCCCGTCGCCGCGAATCTCCTCTACCCTCTCGACGCCGAGAAATCGCAGCCCGTCATCCGCTACGTCTCCGGCGACACCGTCCCGCTCACCGTGGCCGTCTCCGGCCGCGACTTCGACGAGCTCGTCGCAAGCCACGCCAGAGAATCCGATCAGTTCTACGACTTCCTGCCGGCGATGCCGCCGTTCACGGAGGAGGAAAATTACAAAATTGCCCCTCTCATCGCCCTTCAG GTCACGCTCTTCCCCGGCCGTGGGATTTGCATCGGCTTGAGCAACCACCACTGCCTCGGCGACGCAAGATCGGTCGTCGGATTCATGTGGGCGTGGGCCGAGATCAGCCGGAGCGGCGGCGACGAGGAGCAGTTTCTAGTAAGAAACGGCGCGTCGTTGCCGTTAATTTTCGACAGGTCCGTTTACGGAGACCGCAGCAGCGCTAACGAGAAGTACTGGAACGTGATGAGGAATATTCCGTTTGTGCCGTCGACTCTTCCGTTACCGACGAACAGGGTTAGGGCCGCATTCACACTCCATCAATCCGACATCAAAAGGTTAAAAAATCTGGTTTTGTCAAACAATCCCGATTTAGGTTACATCTCCTCCTTCGTCGTCACGGCGGCACTCACCTGGAGCTGCGTGGTgaaatccgccgccgccgccggggaGGAATTTGATCGGGATCGGACGGAGATCTTCTTTTTTCCGGCCGACGGTAGGGGGCGGCCAAATGCGATAACCGACCAGCCGGTGCCGGTGAATTACTTCGGGAATTGCTTGGGCGGCGGGATGGTGAAGATGGAGCATAGCAAGGTCGGATTtgtggcggcggcggaggcgattGTCGATCAAATCAAAACGCAAGTGAACAACAAAGAGAATTTTCTGAAAGGATCGGAAAATTGGTTGTCGGATATGTCGAATTTTGGGAAGATGAGCACGTTTGGGGTTTCTGGCTCGCCGAAATTCGATTTGTTGAATGCGGATTttgggtgggggaaggggaggaGATTGGAGGTTTTATCGATGGATAAAGAGAAGTATTCGATGTCGTTGTGTAATTCGTCGGAATCCGACGGCGGATTGGTCGTCGGAGTGTCGCTGCCGGCGGAGAGAATGGAGGCTTTTGCAGCTATATTTGCAGAAGGccttaaattttga
- the LOC131009230 gene encoding malonyl-coenzyme:anthocyanin 5-O-glucoside-6'''-O-malonyltransferase-like, with the protein MATTVLETCGIPPPPGAAAELTVPLTFLDMFWLHFHPIRQLIFYDHPCSEAEFSNTIVPNLKHSLSLTLKHYLPVAGNLLYPLDTEKSQPVIRYVSGDTAPLTVAVSSRDFNDLVGSHARESDQFYDFLPSMPPFTEDENYKIAPLIAMQATLFPGRGICIGLSNHHCLGDARSIALFMWAWAEINRSGGDEEQFLLRNSASLPLIFDRSVFGDRSSVNEKYWNVLRNKPFTPSPFPLPTKMVRAAFTLHQSDIKRLKNMVLSNNPDLGYISSFVVTAALTWSSLVKSTAAAGEEFDRNRTEIFFFPADGRGRPNAITDQPVPVNYFGNCLGGGAVMMEHTKVEFVAAAEAITDQIKTQVNNKENFLKGSENWVSDTPMDFAEMGTLGVSGSPKFDLLNADFGWGKGRRLEVLSTDDEKYSMSLCNSSDSDGGLVVGISLPREIMEAFAAIFADGLKV; encoded by the exons ATGGCCACCACCGTGCTCGAAACATGCGGCATCCCTCCTCCGCCGGGCGCCGCCGCCGAGCTGACGGTGCCGCTCACCTTCCTCGACATGTTCTGGCTCCATTTCCACCCGATCCGCCAGCTCATCTTCTACGACCACCCATGCTCAGAGGCAGAGTTCTCAAACACCATTGTTCCAAACCtcaaacactctctctctctaaccctCAAACACTATCTCCCCGTCGCCGGGAATCTCCTCTACCCTCTCGACACCGAGAAATCGCAGCCCGTCATCCGCTACGTCTCCGGCGACACCGCCCCGCTCACCGTCGCCGTCTCCAGCCGCGACTTCAACGACCTCGTCGGAAGCCACGCTAGAGAATCTGATCAGTTCTACGATTTCCTGCCGTCGATGCCGCCGTTCACGGAGGATGAAAATTACAAAATTGCCCCTCTCATCGCCATGCAG GCTACGCTCTTCCCTGGACGCGGGATCTGCATCGGCTTGAGCAACCACCACTGCCTCGGCGATGCGAGATCGATCGCCCTATTCATGTGGGCGTGGGCCGAGATCAACCGCAGCGGCGGCGACGAGGAGCAGTTTCTATTAAGAAACAGCGCGTCGTTGCCGTTAATTTTCGACAGGTCCGTTTTTGGAGACCGCAGCAGCGTTAACGAGAAATACTGGAACGTATTGAGGAATAAACCGTTTACGCCGTCACCTTTTCCGTTACCGACTAAAATGGTTAGGGCCGCGTTCACCCTCCATCAATCCGACATCAAAAGGTTAAAAAATATGGTTTTGTCCAACAATCCCGATTTAGGTTACATCTCCTCCTTCGTCGTCACGGCGGCGCTCACCTGGAGCAGCTTGGTAaaatccaccgccgccgccggggAGGAATTTGATCGGAATCGGACGGAGATCTTCTTTTTTCCGGCCGACGGCAGGGGGCGGCCGAACGCGATAACCGACCAGCCGGTGCCGGTGAATTACTTTGGGAATTGCTTGGGCGGTGGGGCGGTGATGATGGAGCATACCAAGGTCGAATTTGTGGCGGCGGCAGAGGCGATTACTGATCAAATCAAAACTCAAGTGAACAATAAAGAGAATTTTCTGAAAGGATCAGAAAATTGGGTGTCGGATACGCCGATGGATTTTGCGGAGATGGGCACGTTAGGGGTTTCTGGTTCGCCTAAATTCGATTTGTTGAATGCTGATTTTGGCTGGGGGAAGGGGAGGAGATTGGAGGTTTTGTCGACCGATGACGAGAAATATTCGATGTCGTTGTGTAATTCGTCAGATTCCGACGGCGGATTGGTCGTCGGAATATCGCTGCCGAGAGAGATAATGGAGGCTTTTGCAGCTATTTTTGCAGATGGGCTTAAAGTTTGA
- the LOC131009238 gene encoding malonyl-coenzyme:anthocyanin 5-O-glucoside-6'''-O-malonyltransferase-like produces the protein MTSTLLETCRIPSAAAAAEELSVPLSFFDIKWLHFHPLRRLLFYDHPCSKPQFLSTVVPQLKHSLSLTLQHYLPVAGNLLYPSDTEKMPRLRYVAGDSVPVTVAESAADFETLTGNHARDADQFYAFLPPMPPIEEESDCKVVPVFAVQVTLFPGAGICIGLSNHHCLGDARSIVGFMSAWAEINRIGGDQEFLSKHSDSLPNFDRSFITDPNKIDAIFWKVMRNIPLKASSFPLPTNRVRSTFILHKSDIGKLKSAVAAPSSFVAAAAYVWSCMVKSGDKSDGDAPELFIIPADARGRTEPPVPANYFGNCIVSGVARAERGELAAEGGFAAAAEAIGGEIERKLNNRDEILKGAENWLSDIWKCFGMSVLGISGSPKFDLLNADFGWGRARKLEVLSIDGENYSMSLCNSRDSDGGLEVGLSLPRERMEAFAAVFADELAKM, from the exons ATGACATCAACACTTCTCGAAACGTGCCGCATTccatcggcggcggcggcggcggaagaGCTATCGGTGCCCCTCTCCTTCTTCGACATCAAATGGCTCCACTTCCACCCCCTCCGCCGCCTCCTCTTCTACGACCACCCTTGCTCCAAACCCCAATTCCTATCCACCGTCGTTCCACAGCTCAAacattctctctccctcactctccAGCACTACCTCCCCGTCGCCGGAAACCTCCTTTACCCTTCCGACACCGAGAAAATGCCGCGGCTCCGCTACGTCGCCGGGGATTCAGTCCCGGTGACCGTGGCGGAGTCCGCCGCCGACTTTGAAACCCTCACCGGAAACCACGCGCGCGACGCCGATCAGTTCTACGCTTTCCTGCCTCCGATGCCGCCGATCGAGGAGGAATCCGATTGCAAAGTAGTCCCCGTTTTCGCCGTGCAG GTGACTCTGTTTCCCGGCGCCGGAATCTGCATCGGCTTATCCAATCACCATTGCCTCGGCGATGCCAGATCGATCGTCGGATTCATGTCGGCGTGGGCTGAAATCAACAGAATCGGAGGAGATCAAGAATTTCTCTCCAAACACAGCGATTCTCTCCCGAATTTCGATCGATCGTTCATCACAGATCCGAACAAAATCGACGCTATTTTCTGGAAAGTAATGAGAAACATACCTTTAAAAGCATCTTCGTTTCCATTACCTACCAACAGAGTCAGATCCACATTCATACTCCATAAATCCGACATCGGGAAGCTCAAAAGCGCCGTCGCCGCGCCGTCGTCGTTCGTCGCCGCGGCGGCGTACGTCTGGAGCTGCATGGTGAAATCCGGCGACAAATCCGACGGCGACGCGCCGGAGCTTTTCATCATCCCCGCCGACGCCAGGGGGCGGACCGAGCCGCCGGTGCCGGCGAATTACTTCGGAAACTGCATCGTGAGCGGGGTGGCGAGAGCGGAGCGCGGGGAGCTGGCGGCGGAGGGCGGATTCGCGGCGGCGGCCGAAGCCATCGGCGGGGAGATCGAGAGGAAATTGAACAACAGAGATGAGATTCTGAAAGGCGCGGAGAATTGGTTGTCGGATATCTGGAAATGCTTCGGGATGAGTGTGCTCGGAATCTCTGGATCCCCGAAATTCGATCTGTTGAATGCGGATTTCGGGTGGGGAAGGGCGAGGAAATTGGAAGTGTTGTCGATTGACGGAGAGAATTATTCGATGTCGCTGTGTAATTCTAGGGATTCCGACGGCGGATTGGAGGTGGGTTTGTCGTTGCCTagagagagaatggaggctTTTGCCGCGGTTTTTGCTGATGAACTCGCGAAAATGTGA